A single window of Paenibacillus sp. SYP-B4298 DNA harbors:
- a CDS encoding efflux RND transporter periplasmic adaptor subunit, with product MKKWVLAIAGIVLVAVGVYLGFAYLWKEETATATAVRTTPVIRGNLTVTVSGSGTVSVVNVKQVMSPEEGQLEALTIKEGELVAKGQVIASYVAADHSEEIRKLETSLTKQEMELEKLKTKYIEAEESSRPNVRYEIESLKLDMAANEQSLAELKEEQATVTTITAPIAGKVTAIHINEAGQKVQSGAAILSITDYKELQSVIQVDELDVTKVKVGQKAKVMLDALEEMEIEGTVTEIADEGSSQNGVALFDVTIQFPAQEGIRIGMSASAEITVDSKQDVLMVPIEAIREAGSQKMVLVAASASGASGSGAGSTPARGGQGDGMPQGRGNGAVGDETSGSRSEAASGQAGSSEVGQSERASAGASSKSSAAMREEPQLQQTAEAEQSRRAQTQGEQPEGSQGPGMAQRQGGNQGQGRAAGAANESGGMMRFVTVGVSNETYIEIISGLSEGEEVILPTIVSSASQTNMTGFPGAGGGGFGGGGMPAGGFSGGGGGMQRPSSGGAAQRGG from the coding sequence ATGAAGAAATGGGTATTAGCGATTGCTGGTATCGTGCTGGTAGCTGTCGGAGTCTATCTGGGCTTCGCTTATCTATGGAAGGAAGAGACGGCTACGGCGACTGCGGTACGTACCACTCCGGTCATTCGGGGCAACCTGACGGTTACCGTCTCCGGCTCGGGAACGGTATCCGTTGTGAATGTGAAGCAGGTGATGAGTCCCGAGGAGGGGCAATTGGAAGCGTTGACTATTAAGGAAGGAGAGCTTGTTGCAAAAGGGCAGGTTATCGCCTCTTACGTCGCAGCCGATCATTCCGAAGAGATAAGGAAACTGGAGACATCGTTGACCAAGCAAGAGATGGAGCTGGAGAAGCTCAAGACCAAATACATAGAAGCCGAGGAGAGCAGCCGTCCTAATGTTCGGTATGAGATCGAATCCCTGAAGCTTGATATGGCTGCCAACGAACAGTCACTAGCTGAGTTAAAGGAGGAACAGGCGACGGTGACGACAATTACTGCGCCGATCGCCGGCAAAGTAACCGCCATACATATCAATGAAGCGGGTCAAAAGGTACAGAGCGGAGCAGCAATCTTGAGCATTACGGATTATAAGGAGCTCCAATCTGTCATTCAGGTGGATGAGTTGGATGTAACCAAAGTGAAGGTTGGACAGAAGGCAAAGGTTATGCTGGATGCGCTGGAGGAGATGGAGATAGAGGGCACCGTAACTGAGATTGCAGACGAGGGCAGCTCTCAGAACGGCGTCGCTTTGTTCGATGTGACGATTCAATTCCCGGCGCAGGAGGGGATTCGAATCGGTATGTCGGCTTCAGCCGAGATTACCGTTGACAGCAAGCAGGATGTGTTGATGGTGCCGATCGAAGCCATTCGTGAGGCTGGATCGCAAAAGATGGTGTTAGTTGCCGCGTCTGCTTCAGGAGCTAGTGGCTCTGGTGCAGGAAGCACTCCAGCCCGAGGTGGTCAGGGAGACGGCATGCCGCAAGGCAGAGGCAACGGCGCAGTTGGAGATGAGACGTCCGGCAGCAGGTCGGAGGCGGCGAGTGGACAGGCTGGATCGTCCGAGGTCGGACAGAGCGAACGGGCGAGTGCGGGTGCCAGTTCTAAGAGCAGTGCAGCCATGCGAGAAGAGCCACAGCTTCAGCAGACGGCTGAGGCAGAGCAGAGCAGGAGGGCGCAGACGCAGGGCGAGCAGCCCGAGGGCAGCCAGGGACCTGGGATGGCACAGAGGCAAGGTGGCAACCAGGGGCAAGGCAGAGCCGCAGGCGCGGCCAATGAATCAGGCGGAATGATGCGATTCGTCACCGTAGGGGTTAGCAATGAAACCTATATCGAAATTATTAGCGGGCTGAGCGAGGGTGAGGAGGTTATATTGCCGACGATTGTTTCATCTGCCTCGCAGACGAACATGACAGGGTTTCCTGGAGCTGGCGGAGGTGGCTTCGGGGGCGGAGGTATGCCGGCGGGTGGCTTCTCAGGCGGAGGCGGCGGAATGCAGCGTCCCAGCTCAGGCGGCGCCGCTCAACGAGGAGGTTGA
- a CDS encoding ABC transporter ATP-binding protein produces MTHKRSVDIDMKDIVKTYQMGSETLVTLKKVSLQVYRGEFMAIVGPSGSGKSTLMNIIGCLDTPTEGQYIIDGQDTSRLSDNRLAEIRNQKIGFIFQSFHLLPQLTSLENVELPLVYRGLSAKQRRDQAVQMLAQMGLGDKLHHKPKQLSGGQQQRVAIARALASEPAILLADEPTGALDTKTGSEVMAIFQELHKHGHTIVLITHDPSVAESAESVIRITDGVVTEERRGSRAI; encoded by the coding sequence ATGACTCATAAGCGAAGCGTGGACATTGATATGAAGGACATCGTGAAGACCTATCAGATGGGCTCGGAAACATTAGTGACGCTCAAGAAGGTATCGTTGCAGGTGTATCGCGGTGAATTCATGGCGATTGTCGGCCCGTCCGGCTCGGGCAAGTCGACGCTGATGAACATTATCGGCTGCCTGGACACACCGACAGAAGGACAATACATTATTGACGGACAGGATACGAGCCGTCTGAGCGATAACCGTCTGGCGGAGATACGCAATCAGAAGATCGGGTTCATCTTTCAGAGCTTTCATCTGCTTCCACAACTGACCAGCCTGGAGAATGTCGAGCTGCCGCTGGTGTATCGCGGCTTGTCAGCCAAGCAGCGTCGTGACCAAGCCGTACAGATGCTAGCCCAGATGGGATTGGGAGACAAGCTCCATCACAAGCCTAAGCAGCTATCCGGCGGTCAGCAGCAGCGAGTTGCTATAGCGAGGGCGCTCGCCAGCGAGCCAGCTATCCTGCTGGCGGACGAGCCAACTGGAGCGCTTGATACGAAGACTGGGAGCGAGGTTATGGCGATCTTTCAGGAGCTTCACAAGCATGGCCATACCATCGTGCTCATTACACATGATCCGTCGGTAGCGGAGAGCGCGGAGTCTGTCATCCGCATTACGGACGGTGTCGTTACAGAGGAGAGGAGAGGGAGCCGTGCAATTTAG